The following proteins are encoded in a genomic region of Methanobacterium sp. Maddingley MBC34:
- a CDS encoding 1-(5-phosphoribosyl)-5-((5-phosphoribosylamino)methylideneamino) imidazole-4-carboxamide isomerase (PFAM: Histidine biosynthesis protein~TIGRFAM: phosphoribosylformimino-5-aminoimidazole carboxamide ribotide isomerase) — translation MFIMPAVDIKNGKCVQLVQGKPGTEQIVLDNPAEVALEWENKGASVLHVIDLGGALEEGGNIPVVEEILKKVSIPVQMGGGIRTIDDATKLLNIGVDRIILGTLAIQSPKTVELLSREFGSERIMVALDSKDSKVVVRGWTEKTDQTAPELGKIMEKHGAGGILFTNVDHEGLLDGFRVEPLLKLLKTVDIPVVYSGGVSTLEDVATLSQTDAYGVVIGSALYKGTINFEDTLVYENK, via the coding sequence ATGTTTATTATGCCTGCAGTTGATATTAAAAACGGTAAATGTGTACAGTTAGTACAGGGAAAACCAGGAACCGAACAGATAGTCCTTGATAATCCTGCTGAAGTTGCCCTTGAATGGGAAAATAAAGGAGCCAGTGTATTGCATGTTATTGATCTGGGTGGGGCGCTGGAAGAAGGAGGTAACATCCCAGTGGTGGAAGAAATCCTTAAAAAAGTGTCCATACCGGTCCAGATGGGTGGAGGAATTCGTACCATAGACGATGCCACCAAGTTACTGAATATTGGTGTGGACAGAATAATACTGGGAACCCTGGCCATTCAAAGCCCTAAAACCGTTGAGCTATTGTCTCGTGAATTCGGAAGTGAACGTATTATGGTGGCCCTGGATAGTAAGGACTCCAAAGTTGTGGTCAGAGGATGGACAGAAAAAACAGACCAGACTGCCCCTGAATTGGGGAAGATTATGGAAAAACACGGAGCGGGAGGAATATTATTCACCAATGTGGATCATGAAGGCCTATTAGATGGATTTAGGGTTGAACCCCTCCTTAAACTATTAAAAACGGTTGATATTCCAGTAGTTTATTCCGGAGGCGTTAGTACGCTTGAAGACGTGGCTACCCTCAGTCAAACTGATGCCTATGGCGTGGTAATTGGTTCCGCACTTTACAAGGGGACCATAAACTTTGAAGATACCCTGGTTTATGAAAACAAGTAA